The following are encoded in a window of Salvia splendens isolate huo1 unplaced genomic scaffold, SspV2 ctg635, whole genome shotgun sequence genomic DNA:
- the LOC121790834 gene encoding nuclear speckle splicing regulatory protein 1-like, which produces MSKYGLQLRVKPQQKPPARPPPPKVLGFDDDDDDDNVERDILRQAYKKKTHKDVEEQHKKVLEEDPLAFDYDGVYDQMKEKQVRPKVEDRQDRKPRYIQGLIDKAKQREREHEIIYERKLAKERSQDEHLYADKDKFVTSAYKKKLAEQAKWIEEERFRELREQKEDVTTKADLSDFYFNLSKNVAFGSEDADKGKSKKHPDEKAVQPTRQVSPATAGTSLDSSRMAKTHQDEIAAHDSPKDKPHSSSIRDQVADEQPARNLQRPDSQKRSEDVASAAGDLPGPDNNKGSEEAAPVAKDHHKRSEDALAAAKERFLARKKAKTQTTL; this is translated from the exons ATGTCAAAGTACGGCTTGCAACTTAGAGTTAAGCCACAGCAGAAACCGCCTGCGAGGCCCCCGCCTCCAAAGGTGCTCGGCTTTGATGACGACGATGACGATGATAATGTTGAGAGGGACATTTTGCGTCAAGCCTACAAGAAAAAAACTCACAAAGAT GTTGAAGAGCAGCATAAGAAGGTTCTTGAAGAAGACCCTTTGGCGTTTGACTATGATGGCGTATATGATCAAATGAAGGAAAAGCAAGTTCGTCCCAAAGTGGAAGATCGACAAGATAGAAAG CCAAGATATATTCAAGGACTGATAGACAAGGCAAAACAACGAGAGAGAGAACATGAGATAATATATGAGAGAAAACTTGCCAAAGAGAGAAGCCAAGATGAACATCTCTATGCAGATAAAGATAAGTTTGTTACTAGTGCTTACAAGAAGAAGCTAGCAGAGCAAGCCAAGTGGATAGAGGAAGAGCGGTTTCGTGAGTTGCGTGAGCAGAAGGAAGAT GTTACCACGAAGGCTGACCTCAGTGATTTTTATTTCAACCTATCCAAAAACGTAGCATTTGGTTCTGAAGATGCCGACAAGGGGAAATCTAAGAAGCATCCCGATGAAAAGGCGGTTCAGCCAACACGTCAGGTCTCTCCTGCGACAGCTGGTACTAGTTTGGATTCTTCAAGGATGGCGAAGACTCATCAGGATGAGATTGCCGCGCATGATTCTCCCAAGGACAAGCCTCATTCTTCTTCCATTCGAGATCAGGTTGCAGATGAACAACCAGCTCGTAACCTACAAAGACCCGACAGTCAGAAAAGAAGTGAGGATGTGGCATCTGCTGCAGGAGACCTACCGGGACCCGACAATAATAAAGGAAGCGAGGAAGCAGCACCTGTGGCAAAAGACCATCACAAGAGAAGCGAGGATGCACTGGCTGCAGCAAAGGAGCGATTTTTGGCTAGAAAGAAAGCGAAAACACAAACGACTTTGTGA